A window of the Diospyros lotus cultivar Yz01 unplaced genomic scaffold, ASM1463336v1 superscaf1, whole genome shotgun sequence genome harbors these coding sequences:
- the LOC127792892 gene encoding uncharacterized protein LOC127792892, translating into MESAGQWLEKALNDLCAKVETGLDLDRDLISGLVSYCDLASPIDAKEYLDNIIGQEAGKSVIDEYLKRRGHVDIGNSSADTAPPKLHAYVKPPTNDGLFGGTKKPLRPAKEVTVSCKQIRVPAENTESRNTNKGNEASSRKKKGGKVVSLAEAAKGSIVFHQGKPCSCQALRHRLISNCLSCGKIICEQEGEGPCSFCGALVLREGSTYAGLDEGVVPLTDAEAAAEAYTKRLVEYDRNSAARTTVIDDQSDYYEIDGNSWLSMEEKELLRKKKEEIEEAERAKRNKVIMTFDLVGRKVLMNEDDVSELQLENRILRPPDEREANRIKPNPTLKVQPIFIDPGPGRRPPVRGSNRNKGLPNGLCLEISGRVQHDNNEISLTSWDGNANAGNRSLQREDDADCSLDYQ; encoded by the exons atgGAATCGGCGGGACAGTGGCTAGAGAAGGCGTTGAATGATCTCTGTGCAAAAGTAGAGACGGGTTTGGATTTGGATAGAGATCTCATATCAGGGCTCGTCTCCTACTGTGACCTTGCTTCTCCTATTGACGCCAAAGAATACCTCGAC AATATAATTGGCCAGGAAGCAGGCAAAAGTGTGATTGATGAATATTTGAAACGGAGAGGTCATGTTGATATAGGCAACAGCTCTGCAGATACTGCACCTCCCAAATTGCATGCCTATGTCAAACCACCTACAAATGACGGTTTATTTGGTGGAACCAAAAAGCCATTAAGGCCAGCAAAAGAAGTCACAGTTTCTTGCAAGCAAATTCGTGTACCCGCAGAAAACACCGAATCGAGGAACACTAATAAGGGAAATGAAGCTAGTTCTAGGAAGAAGAAAGGTGGAAAAGTTGTTTCACTCGCAGAGGCTGCAAAAGGGTCGATTGTATTCCATCAGGGAAAACCGTGTTCATGCCAGGCCCTTAGGCACAGACTTATTAGTAATTGTTTGTCTTGTGGGAAAATAATCTGTGAACAGGAAGGGGAGGGACCTTGCAGTTTCTGTGGCGCTCTTGTTCTGAGGGAAGGAAGCACATATGCTGGTCTAGATGAAGGTGTAGTACCCTTGACAGATGCTGAGGCTGCAGCTGAAGCTTATACAAAGAGGCTTGTCGAATATGACCGGAACTCTGCAGCACGTACAACGGTCATAGATGACCAAAGTGATTATTATGAGATTGATGGCAACAGCTGGTTGTCAATGGAG gaaAAGGAACTGCtaaggaagaaaaaggaagagattgaagaggCTGAGAGGGCCAAGCGGAATAAAGTAATCATGACCTTCGACTTGGTTGGCCGGAAG GTGCTCATGAATGAAGATGACGTTTCAGAACTACAACTGGAAAACAGAATTCTGCGGCCACCTGACGAGAGAGAAGCAAACCGGATCAAGCCAAACCCGACCCTGAAGGTGCAACCAATCTTCATCGATCCCGGCCCTGGTAGGAGGCCGCCTGTTCGGGGGAGTAATCGGAATAAGGGCCTGCCGAATGGCCTGTGCCTGGAAATAAGTGGGAGGGTGCAGCATGATAACAATGAAATTAGCCTCACATCTTGGGACGGGAACGCCAACGCCGGAAATAGGAGCTTACAGAGGGAAGATGACGCTGATTGTTCTCTAGATTACCAATGA